From Paenibacillus sp. FSL H8-0537:
GTGGAGCCCGCAGCTTCCAAAGCCTGCAAAGCTTCGCCAATTCGCCATGCACTTCGGTCCCTTGGGCCGATAGCATTCGAAATGGCGCGTATTTCAAGAACGGGAATGCCGAAGCTTTGTGCCGCTGTTGCAACGCCAAAGCCCTCCATCGCTTCAGCGGCGGCGCGAGGAAAGCGCTCACTCAGCACCTGGGCGGTAGCAGCAGTTCCGGTGACGGTCGACAACGTTAAAATGGGAGCCAGCGCTGCAGCAAGCCCAGTCTGAGCAAGTGCTGCGGCAATAGCTGCGGCTTGTACATTAGTCGCGATTGTAGAAGAACCGAAGCCGAGTGTGTCCAGACTGCTGAAGCCGTCTTGTGTCTCTGCTCCGAGATCGGCGGCAATGATAGCATCGGCAATGACGAGCGAGCCCACGGCTGCCCGGCCTTCGAATCCTCCGGCGATGCCCATGCAAATGACAAGATCGTAGCTGCCCCGTGTGAGAGCAAGTGTCGTGCGGACAGCGGCTTCCGCTGGGCCAACTCCGGCTTCTGTCACATGAAAGCGCGGGCTGTTTTGCAAGCCCCTACACACCGCATCCTTCTCGGCAGTGACGGGGGTCATAATTAAAATATTTGGGCCGGCATCCATCAGGTGCAATCTCCTTTAACGGAAAAATTTCGCACCATCATGCGGGAGCAGATTGCATCTACGGCCGCATAATGCTGCGAAAAGCTAGGGTTAATGCTTTTTCCAAGCTTATTACTTAATTATAGTACGGTTTCAGACGT
This genomic window contains:
- a CDS encoding futalosine hydrolase, which encodes MDAGPNILIMTPVTAEKDAVCRGLQNSPRFHVTEAGVGPAEAAVRTTLALTRGSYDLVICMGIAGGFEGRAAVGSLVIADAIIAADLGAETQDGFSSLDTLGFGSSTIATNVQAAAIAAALAQTGLAAALAPILTLSTVTGTAATAQVLSERFPRAAAEAMEGFGVATAAQSFGIPVLEIRAISNAIGPRDRSAWRIGEALQALEAAGSTLLEVLV